From a region of the Borreliella afzelii genome:
- a CDS encoding ImmA/IrrE family metallo-endopeptidase, which produces MNENNFSSYIENSKVYSDYIILKHKILLIPVPIIKIAMGEDLKIFEIGFQNKHKDFSGYIQLNEKSLYINENMSLENKRFTIAKHLGHYLMHQDQIKNLSKNENYYNDIQDSQMVTEANIFAANILVPTTTLQLKLSQYKSREYPQKAIAKEFQVTENTIYLKLSILNDLNKIDKIKKSKKFLKIKNIKNKMEANIYLHNTDKIKESIALDLEKYELEKKERIKKIFEDLE; this is translated from the coding sequence ATGAATGAAAACAACTTCAGCTCTTATATTGAAAATTCTAAAGTCTATTCGGATTATATAATACTAAAACATAAAATATTACTTATTCCTGTTCCTATAATAAAAATTGCTATGGGAGAAGATCTTAAAATTTTTGAAATAGGTTTTCAAAACAAACATAAAGATTTTTCAGGATATATTCAATTAAATGAAAAATCTTTATATATAAATGAGAATATGAGTCTTGAAAATAAAAGATTTACAATAGCAAAACACTTGGGGCATTATTTGATGCATCAAGATCAAATTAAAAATCTATCTAAAAATGAAAACTATTATAATGATATACAAGATAGTCAAATGGTAACAGAAGCCAATATATTTGCAGCAAACATTTTAGTTCCAACAACTACATTACAATTAAAATTATCTCAATATAAGTCTAGAGAGTACCCTCAAAAAGCAATAGCAAAAGAATTTCAAGTAACCGAAAATACAATTTATTTAAAATTAAGCATACTTAATGACCTTAATAAAATAGATAAAATAAAAAAGAGTAAAAAATTTTTAAAAATTAAAAATATAAAAAATAAAATGGAAGCTAATATTTACCTCCATAATACAGATAAAATTAAAGAATCAATAGCTCTTGATTTGGAAAAATATGAACTTGAAAAAAAAGAGAGAATTAAAAAAATATTCGAAGATCTAGAGTAA
- a CDS encoding telomere resolvase — protein sequence MPPKVKIKNDFEIFRKELEILYKRYLNNELSYLKLKEKIKILAENHKAILFRKDKFTNRSIILNLSKTRKIIKEYINLSVIEKLRKDNTFLFFWKSKKIKELKNIGIKDQRKIEELILLNQLNNEKPYFQYFIDLFVTPKWLNDYAHKYKIEKINSYRKEQIFVKINLNTYIEIIKLLLNQNRDIRLKFYGVLMAIGRRPVEVMKLSQFYIADKNHIRMEVIAKKRDNNIINEVVFPVFADPELIINSIKEIRYMEQTENLTKELISSNLTYSYNRLFRQIFNNIFAPEESVYFCRAIYCKFSYLAFAPKNMEMNYWITKVLGHEPNDITTAFHYNRYVLDNLDDKADNNLLKLLNQRIYTYVRRKATYSILTMERLESLIKEPRMFDDNYIKTLIIIKNLMLKDNLETLAMVRGLNVKIRKAFKSAYGYNYNYIKLTEYLSIIFNYKL from the coding sequence ATGCCTCCAAAAGTGAAGATAAAAAATGATTTTGAAATATTTAGAAAAGAATTAGAAATTCTATATAAAAGATATCTTAATAATGAGCTTTCTTATTTAAAATTGAAAGAAAAAATAAAAATTCTTGCAGAGAATCACAAAGCCATTCTTTTTAGAAAAGATAAATTTACAAATCGTTCAATAATATTAAATCTTTCAAAAACCAGGAAAATAATTAAAGAATATATTAATCTTTCAGTAATTGAAAAGCTTAGAAAAGATAATACTTTTTTATTTTTTTGGAAATCAAAAAAAATAAAAGAATTAAAAAATATAGGAATTAAAGATCAGAGAAAAATAGAAGAGTTAATATTGTTAAATCAACTTAATAATGAGAAACCTTATTTCCAATATTTTATAGATTTATTTGTAACTCCAAAATGGTTAAATGATTATGCTCATAAATATAAAATTGAAAAAATTAATAGCTATAGGAAAGAACAGATATTTGTTAAAATTAATTTAAATACCTATATTGAAATAATTAAGCTTTTATTAAATCAAAATCGGGATATTAGATTGAAATTTTATGGAGTTTTAATGGCAATAGGTCGTCGCCCTGTTGAAGTAATGAAGCTTTCCCAATTTTATATCGCAGATAAAAATCATATTCGTATGGAGGTTATTGCAAAAAAACGAGATAATAATATTATTAATGAAGTTGTTTTTCCAGTTTTTGCAGATCCCGAATTAATAATTAATTCTATAAAAGAAATACGCTATATGGAGCAAACCGAGAATCTTACTAAAGAGTTAATTTCTTCAAATCTTACATACAGTTATAATAGATTGTTTCGTCAAATTTTTAATAATATTTTTGCTCCTGAAGAATCTGTTTATTTTTGCAGAGCTATTTATTGTAAATTTTCTTATCTTGCATTTGCGCCCAAAAACATGGAAATGAATTACTGGATAACAAAAGTTTTAGGACACGAGCCAAACGATATAACAACAGCCTTTCATTACAATAGGTATGTCTTGGATAATTTAGATGATAAGGCAGACAATAATTTATTAAAATTGCTTAATCAAAGAATTTATACATATGTTAGACGTAAAGCTACTTACTCTATCCTTACAATGGAGCGTTTAGAAAGTTTAATAAAAGAACCTCGTATGTTTGATGACAATTATATTAAAACGTTGATTATAATTAAAAATTTGATGTTAAAGGACAATTTAGAAACTTTAGCTATGGTTAGAGGATTGAATGTTAAAATTCGCAAAGCTTTTAAATCTGCATACGGATACAATTATAACTACATAAAACTTACAGAATATTTATCAATAATTTTTAATTATAAACTATAG
- a CDS encoding ankyrin repeat domain-containing protein, with protein MSYYALSKIFLYSGYLVIGFLSFTIFNKNLRNKIRDKLKNLYFLYYLTFFTLFIISSNLSYYFTEKQLLENFNIFEKEFFEIHNINEQFFQKYLLNFPVPVRMELMSKFDPIYTVFNASFEKYAQNIGKSSYEIQTNYKNYVKATNSEIQKKLEQIKENITPIYNKYKLPILNGENTEISIDANGNIIPVIKNTNGQITELLFYDQNYNLIPFRKFESYKVRFDIIQENKNIYFKELINVYYLDENNTIIPIEYYKNNIETSPYYIDLQENKDNFLKTIKLKKEYSLYIDKKKQLQHLTENDKLDDFIEFLAKNDNIFSLNTIFSNGNPIFTYAINVKAKSIINYLITKEFNINLTNQSSQTALHIAIIHKYELEFIKSLIKKGANPNIRDSENKLPIDYSDKTSEIYKYLIGI; from the coding sequence ATGAGTTATTATGCGCTAAGCAAAATATTTCTATATTCTGGGTACCTTGTTATTGGATTTTTATCTTTTACAATTTTTAATAAAAACTTACGAAATAAAATTAGAGATAAATTAAAAAATTTATACTTTTTATATTATTTAACTTTTTTTACTCTTTTTATTATTAGTTCAAATTTATCTTATTACTTCACTGAAAAGCAGTTATTAGAAAATTTTAATATTTTTGAAAAAGAATTTTTTGAAATACATAATATAAACGAACAATTTTTTCAAAAATATCTACTAAATTTTCCAGTACCAGTAAGAATGGAATTGATGTCAAAATTTGATCCAATATATACAGTATTTAATGCTAGCTTTGAAAAATATGCTCAAAACATCGGCAAAAGTTCTTATGAAATTCAAACAAATTATAAAAATTACGTCAAAGCAACAAATTCAGAAATTCAAAAAAAATTAGAACAAATAAAAGAAAATATTACACCTATTTATAATAAATATAAATTACCTATTCTAAATGGAGAAAATACAGAAATAAGTATTGATGCGAATGGAAATATTATTCCTGTTATAAAAAATACAAACGGACAAATAACAGAATTGCTGTTTTACGATCAAAATTACAATTTAATTCCCTTTAGAAAATTTGAAAGCTATAAAGTTAGATTTGACATAATCCAAGAAAATAAAAATATATACTTCAAGGAATTAATAAACGTTTACTACCTTGATGAAAACAATACTATCATCCCTATAGAATATTATAAAAATAATATAGAAACCAGCCCTTATTACATAGACTTGCAAGAAAATAAAGACAATTTTCTCAAGACAATAAAACTCAAAAAAGAGTATAGTTTATACATTGATAAAAAAAAGCAACTACAACATTTAACTGAAAATGATAAACTTGATGATTTTATAGAATTTTTAGCAAAAAATGATAATATTTTTTCATTAAATACAATATTTTCTAACGGCAATCCAATATTTACTTATGCCATAAATGTAAAAGCAAAAAGTATAATAAATTATTTAATAACAAAAGAATTTAATATCAATTTAACAAATCAAAGTTCTCAAACGGCTCTTCATATTGCCATAATTCATAAATATGAATTGGAATTTATTAAATCACTTATCAAAAAAGGTGCCAATCCAAATATCAGAGATAGCGAGAATAAACTCCCTATAGATTACTCGGATAAAACTAGTGAAATCTATAAATATTTAATCGGAATTTAA
- a CDS encoding acylphosphatase — translation MYKQQYFISGKVQGVGFRFFTEQVANNMKLKGFVKNLNDGRVEIVAFFNTKEQIKKFENLLKNGNRYSNIENIEKKTLDEKYPFQFNNFKIYY, via the coding sequence ATGTATAAACAACAATATTTTATTTCTGGTAAAGTACAAGGCGTTGGGTTTAGATTTTTTACAGAACAAGTAGCAAATAATATGAAATTAAAAGGGTTTGTGAAAAATCTAAACGATGGAAGGGTAGAAATTGTAGCTTTCTTTAACACTAAAGAACAAATTAAAAAATTTGAAAATTTATTAAAAAATGGGAATAGGTATTCAAACATTGAAAATATTGAGAAAAAAACTTTAGATGAAAAATATCCTTTTCAATTTAATAACTTTAAAATTTATTATTAG
- a CDS encoding PTS transporter subunit EIIC, which yields MSTSSASISIFTILQKVGKAFMLPIALLPAAGILLGIGGAFTNETMIQAYGLEGILGKGTVASSILYLMKYTGEVIFANLPLMFAAAIPIGLAKVEKGTAALAGVVGFLVMHQTINGILYIQGITPESASLKALLELGMPETAATAKSQEYTNVLGIFSLQMSVMGGLVAGFVAVFLHNRFYNIQLPTFLAFFGGTRFVPIITTITMFVVGIFLTFIWPFIQGAMTSFGQIVEQSGLFGTFAYGAIKRSLIPFGLHHIFYLPFWQTAVGGTLEINGELISGAQNIFFKQLGDTNTVHFEVAKGTRFFSGEFVVMIFGLPGAALAMYHTSKPENKKNVASLLLSASFTSMLTGITEPLEFAFLFAAPALYYFIYVPLFGLAYLLTHLLNVGVGLTFSGGFIDMFLFGILQGNSKTNWIAIPILGIFYFIGFYFIFKFVIMKFNLKTIGREDEEMEKDISSEKTNLSETALKVLEGLGGKDNITYLDACASRLRVNLKQIEFIKSDTYFKNLGASGILKKGNSVQIVFGGLSDNIRMEIDKLM from the coding sequence ATGTCAACATCATCCGCATCTATATCTATATTTACAATATTACAAAAAGTAGGAAAAGCTTTCATGCTTCCTATAGCACTTTTACCAGCAGCTGGAATTTTATTGGGAATCGGAGGAGCATTTACCAACGAAACAATGATTCAGGCTTATGGATTAGAAGGAATACTTGGAAAAGGAACTGTAGCAAGCTCAATACTTTACCTTATGAAATATACAGGAGAAGTAATTTTTGCTAACTTACCTTTAATGTTTGCAGCAGCAATTCCAATAGGACTTGCTAAAGTAGAAAAAGGAACAGCTGCTTTAGCAGGAGTAGTTGGTTTTTTAGTTATGCACCAAACTATAAATGGAATCTTATATATACAAGGAATCACACCAGAAAGCGCAAGCTTAAAAGCACTATTAGAATTAGGAATGCCTGAAACAGCTGCAACTGCAAAAAGTCAGGAATATACAAATGTACTTGGAATATTCTCTCTTCAAATGAGCGTAATGGGGGGACTAGTAGCAGGATTTGTTGCTGTTTTTCTTCATAACAGATTCTATAATATTCAATTACCCACATTTTTAGCATTTTTTGGAGGCACAAGATTTGTACCAATCATAACCACAATAACCATGTTTGTAGTAGGGATATTTTTAACATTTATTTGGCCTTTCATTCAAGGTGCAATGACTTCGTTTGGGCAAATTGTAGAACAATCTGGGCTTTTTGGAACATTTGCATATGGAGCAATAAAAAGATCCTTAATTCCATTTGGACTTCACCATATATTTTACTTACCATTTTGGCAAACAGCTGTTGGTGGAACATTAGAAATAAATGGAGAACTCATATCAGGAGCACAAAATATATTCTTCAAGCAACTTGGGGATACCAATACTGTACACTTTGAAGTTGCAAAGGGAACAAGATTTTTTAGCGGAGAATTTGTTGTTATGATTTTTGGATTACCTGGAGCTGCTCTTGCTATGTACCATACATCAAAACCCGAAAATAAAAAAAACGTAGCTTCATTGCTACTATCTGCTAGCTTTACATCAATGTTAACAGGAATTACAGAACCTCTTGAATTTGCATTCCTTTTTGCAGCACCAGCGCTTTATTACTTTATATATGTTCCTCTTTTTGGATTGGCGTATCTTTTAACACACCTTTTAAACGTAGGAGTTGGACTAACATTTTCTGGAGGATTTATAGATATGTTTCTATTTGGAATACTTCAAGGAAATAGTAAAACAAATTGGATAGCAATTCCTATCTTAGGAATCTTCTACTTTATTGGATTCTACTTTATATTTAAATTTGTAATCATGAAATTCAATCTTAAAACAATCGGAAGAGAAGATGAAGAAATGGAAAAAGATATAAGTTCAGAAAAAACAAATTTATCAGAAACTGCTTTAAAAGTATTAGAGGGCCTTGGAGGAAAAGATAATATTACATATCTTGATGCATGTGCATCAAGATTAAGAGTTAATCTAAAACAAATAGAATTCATCAAATCAGATACCTATTTCAAAAATTTGGGTGCTAGTGGAATATTAAAAAAAGGAAATAGCGTCCAAATTGTATTTGGAGGATTATCCGATAACATAAGAATGGAAATCGATAAGCTTATGTAA